The stretch of DNA tttcaaTTTCCACTTCCATTTGCTACTGACAGTGTAAGTCAGTCCATCTCCCCCTTACTGTGTCAGGTGGTATCGTAAGCTGTGTGAGAAGATGTCTGAGGAGGACAGCTGGTCACCTGGAGCCAGTCTGATCAGTCTACAGATGAGACTGACGCCTAAGCTGATGGGTCTGACGTGGGATGGTTTCCCCCTGCattacacagagaaacatggaTGGGGCTATCTGGTGCCTGGACGCAGGGATAACCTGATTTCTCAGGAGGAAAGCACTGGGCCTGTGTGCCCACACAGGTAGTTGATGCACTGCTCTTGATGTAAAAGCATGGTTGGGTGTTTCTCATCAAGACATGAGCTTATCAGGGTAATAATAGATGGCTGGATATTTCTGTAAATTATTAAACCTCAGAGTAAAAGAAGGACGTGTGTATTAAATCCTTCCTGTGTTCCACAGAGCTATTGAGAGTGTTCACAGAGAGTACTGCGAGCAGAACAGCAAAGAGCAGCCTGAGTATCTGGACTTCAACCCTTCAGATGACCTCATGTTGACAGACAGTGCAGTGTGGGCAAAGGTGCATGCGCTCATCAAATGTTAGAGACTAGTGCAAACAGCAGGATGATGCCAACTCCTGCATTAACTCCTCTAGAGATGCATTATTCCTGCATTAGCTAGTAGCTAACATGCAGCAGCATGACTTTATGTGGTGCAACTCATCAAattgtgcttttaaaaaaaataattgtttaagtttttggtttttggctCAAATGTTGAAATCCACTGAAATTTGCTTCACCTGGACCTGGTGTCGGCACTACGTCCGATCATTGATCAGGCCCACATGCTCAGGAATGATCATGACAGAGTTTTGTTTCTCTCATCTCCAGGTGGAGGAGTTAAGTTCCTTTGAAAGTTTGACGGAGCAAAATGGAGTCAGAATGATGAAAAATGGGCAGAGGACGAAAAGCACGGTGAGTTTATTGGTCTTTGTTATGTGCAGATGCTTTATGCCTTTGTTTCTATatcataaacattttaaacagtcCTGGACAATACTGTTAAATTTCTTTATAGCAACTCCTTTTTATATCCTTGTTAATATGGAACTCCAGGTTCTTGTCTaacatgctgtgtgttgtttattcAACATGCGttctttttgtttcactgtgatTCAATGTATGACATACCTTGTATTCTGTAGCAACAGCAGTCCCAAGACCCAAATCATCAGAACAGTCAGTGTCATTATCACCATGGAAACGGGCCCTACAATGATGTGGATATCCCAGGGTGCTGGTTTTTCAAATTACCTCACAAGGTAAAGTGAAGTTTCAGTGTTTATCTAGAGTTAATGCTGAATAACTAGTATCGGCACAATGTCACTCCAATGTGCTACTTTCATAATTTCACtgaatatttgtgtttcagGATGGTAATCACAACAACGTTGGCAGTCCTTTTTCAAAGGACTTTCTGGCCAAGATGGAGGATGGCACTCTTAGGGCAGGGCGGGATGGAACCAATGCTACACGAGCTCTGGAGATCAACAAAATGATGTCCTTCTGGAGGAATGCCCATAAACGTATAAGGTACCTGTCAGTTTCAACCATAAAGTTACTCATCTTTTTGGGTGATACCAGGTCAGCTTTGTTAAAGGTAAAGATGGTGAATACATGAATTTATTGTGTCTCCTCACAGCtctcagatggtgctgtggctGCGAAAGGGAGAGCTTCCTCGTATTGTCAGCAGGTTTGTCTGGTATATTAATTAACTATTAACTATTTATTGATCCGTCATATAGTGGGGAAAAGCCATAGTTGGATAATATATAACTTCCTCTCTCCCAAAGACACAAAGAGTTTAATGAGGAGGGTCAGTATGGTGCCATATTACCTCAGGTCATCACCGCTGGAACGGTAACACGTAGGGCTGTGGAGCCAACCTGGCTGACTGCCAGTAATGCACGGGTAAGAGGCAGAgttgacaaagaaaaactgcacaTCACATCACTGAATTGTATTTATCAGTCAGTAGAGGAATTTTGTTTGTATGGACTGTATTTTGTGTCCACAGCGGGACCGGGTTGGCAGTGAGCTGAAGGCCATGGTGCAAGTACCACCTGGCTACCACCTGGTCGGAGCAGATGTAGACTCTCAGGAGTTGTGGATTGCCGCTGTGCTTGGAGAGGCTCACTTTGCTGGCATGCACGGTGAGATTTTTCCCTTTCACATCTTGTTTAGTTCTTACTTAAATTTAAAACACCATGCTATTAAAGTTGTACAAGGCAATACATTTTTCTTAGTCTGGAGAAACAGCATCTGATGTTAGCCGTGCTGATCTTATGTCTCTGCCGGGGTTCAGGCTCCACAGCATTTGGCTGGATGACCCTTCAAGGAAAGAAGAGTCAGGGCACTGACCTGCACAGCCGCACTGCTGATACTGTGGGTATCAGCAGAGAACATGCAAAGGTGTTCAACTATGGACGCATCTATGGTGCGGGACAGCCCTTTGCCGAGAGGCTGCTGATGCAGTTCAACCATCGCCTCAGTCAGACAGAAGCTGCCAGTAAGGCCAGGCAGATGTATGCCTTAACAAAAGGCATCCGCAGGTATACTCAACAATTGAATAGTTGTGTGTTCAAGTAAAGATTTTATTTCTGCTTAGCTTTGTTCActtgtttgtgtaaatgtgacaaagtgGAGCCCTGGTGCTGCATgcttttgtttatatttttttgtcagataCAATCTGTCAGAGGAGGGTGAGTGGCTGGTTGATGAACTGGGCAttgaggtggagagggaggaaaatggAAGTATCTCCCTGCAGGAGTTGCGGAGGATCTCTAAACTGGCCTCAAAGTGGTGAGGGAGCAAGCAAAAcgtcacataaacacaacaacttGTCAGGAACCATAACATaatttcctctcattttctctgttccttgattccccccccccctgttCCTCATACCCCTCAGCTATCGGCAGAAGAGGTGGGATATCCTCGGCAAACGTCTGTGGGCTGGAGGTACTGAATCGGACATGTTCAATAAGCTGGAAAGTATAGCTCATTCAGCCGAGCCAGCCACGCCTGTTCTTGGCTGCAGGATTAGCAGAGCCCTGGAGCCCAAGGCAGTTAAGGACGAGGTGAGACAGACCAAATGCAAACATAAACCCAATCAATGTGCTTGTATTCAAATAGCATGAGCAGCCAACCTCAAGGGGCCTTGCAACATAGAGACTAAAGCTTTCATTATACTGCATGCATCTGTTTGTGTACTGCTGTGTAGAGCTTTCAGAAATATGAGATGTATTGTTGCTGGAAAAAAATGTGGCTCTGCATCACATAATAATCCCATGCCTTCAAGATGGAACATACATGTTCACGTgctacatctctctctttcgTCAGTTTATCACCAGCAGAGTGAACTGGGTGGTCCAGAGCTCAGCAGTGGACTACCTTCATCTGATACTGGTGGCCATGAAGTGGCTGTTTGAGGAGCACCAGATTGATGGCCGGTTCTGCATCAGCATCCACGACGAGGTGCGGTACCTCGTCCGCAGTGAAGACCGTTACCGAGCAGCTCTGGCACTTCAGATCACAAACCTGCTTACGAGGTCTGCTCACGGTTCAGTCTTTATACTTCCTTGTCAAAAATATCCAATGAGGAATTGGCAATAAACTTGACAGCTTTTCTGATTGCGCACTTTTGTCTCGGGCAGGAGTGCATTCGCACATGCGTTAGGCATGCAGGACCTTCCCCAGTCAGTAGCTTTCTTCAGTGCAGTCGACATTGACCAGTGTCTGAGGAAGGAGGTGACCATGGACTGCGTGACCCCCTCTAACCCCACAGGCCTGGAGCGAAGATACGGCCTACTGCCTGGTGAGTTCTGCGCTGACACCATCATCAGCCTTTATTTTGGCTTATGTTTTTTCTCTACTCTGAGGCACAGTATATGCAttcaacaaatatttaatatacagGAGGGGAAATAAAAGATCTCTTAAGTCCTGTAGATATTaggtttaaaaaatgtgttaaaaccCCAAGTATATTCACATCACAGTCAAAAATCAAAAGCCTAAGCAGccattttatatttgatatataaCAACTTTTCAGTTTATTTGCACTGCATTATACAGCCACATTTGATCTGTCCAGAAAAGCATATCCATACCTCCAATTAGTTATTAATTCAAGGGAACAAATTACAAATCTGTGCAACAAACCAACATTTTTACCCCTGATACCTGCAATGCTTGGTAAAATTCCAtgcaaaatacagtaaaaacaaagagactATAAAACAGAGTAAGGAAgagaaataatatttattttaaaactaaacAGCAATTGACAAATCTAGTCTGAAAA from Seriola aureovittata isolate HTS-2021-v1 ecotype China chromosome 10, ASM2101889v1, whole genome shotgun sequence encodes:
- the polg gene encoding DNA polymerase subunit gamma-1 isoform X3, coding for MAPLSAPILQGSGRVFVRLLARAKCPPLAVQMALEAVGSRPHSVQGEDSTETRLNPLNIQMLSKNLHKQIFRGLQPEYREEDVERSIGHLQKHQLWGKETSLLPDVELKLPQMYGKNIDEHFRVLAENQSLPYLDAATKLHQAELPPMPQKWSWEVGWTRYKPNGESQKVDFPDESALVFDVEVCVTEGQCPTLAVAVSPTNWYSWCSKRLIEERYSWSNQLTLADLIPLETPVNSAYPPKGKWKNRLIVGHNVSFDRSFIKEQYLLKGSKVRFMDTMSLHMSISGLTGFQRTLWMASKLGKRRGLQEVKEHIKKAGQKREGPMIGSWDWVNISSINNLADVHALYVGGPPLQKEARETFVKGSMMDVRNNFQELMQYCAMDVQATHQVFTEQLPLFMERCPHPVTFAGMLEMGVSYLPVNQNWDRYLEDSQDIYEELQRELKKSLMTLADDACQLLQDDRYKEDPWLWDLEWDVQEFKQKKVAASKKKQLKKAAEAQVATPLPDWEEDPGPPSEEDMAGSCPSRLAVEKLKETVNRLPKRRQHLPGHPAWYRKLCEKMSEEDSWSPGASLISLQMRLTPKLMGLTWDGFPLHYTEKHGWGYLVPGRRDNLISQEESTGPVCPHRAIESVHREYCEQNSKEQPEYLDFNPSDDLMLTDSAVWAKVEELSSFESLTEQNGVRMMKNGQRTKSTQQQSQDPNHQNSQCHYHHGNGPYNDVDIPGCWFFKLPHKDGNHNNVGSPFSKDFLAKMEDGTLRAGRDGTNATRALEINKMMSFWRNAHKRISSQMVLWLRKGELPRIVSRHKEFNEEGQYGAILPQVITAGTVTRRAVEPTWLTASNARRDRVGSELKAMVQVPPGYHLVGADVDSQELWIAAVLGEAHFAGMHGSTAFGWMTLQGKKSQGTDLHSRTADTVGISREHAKVFNYGRIYGAGQPFAERLLMQFNHRLSQTEAASKARQMYALTKGIRRYNLSEEGEWLVDELGIEVEREENGSISLQELRRISKLASKCYRQKRWDILGKRLWAGGTESDMFNKLESIAHSAEPATPVLGCRISRALEPKAVKDEFITSRVNWVVQSSAVDYLHLILVAMKWLFEEHQIDGRFCISIHDEVRYLVRSEDRYRAALALQITNLLTRSAFAHALGMQDLPQSVAFFSAVDIDQCLRKEVTMDCVTPSNPTGLERRYGLLPGEALDIYEIINVTKGSLNK
- the polg gene encoding DNA polymerase subunit gamma-1 isoform X1: MLHVLRCPLQRSLISLQWICLRSPFSTKPHSVQGEDSTETRLNPLNIQMLSKNLHKQIFRGLQPEYREEDVERSIGHLQKHQLWGKETSLLPDVELKLPQMYGKNIDEHFRVLAENQSLPYLDAATKLHQAELPPMPQKWSWEVGWTRYKPNGESQKVDFPDESALVFDVEVCVTEGQCPTLAVAVSPTNWYSWCSKRLIEERYSWSNQLTLADLIPLETPVNSAYPPKGKWKNRLIVGHNVSFDRSFIKEQYLLKGSKVRFMDTMSLHMSISGLTGFQRTLWMASKLGKRRGLQEVKEHIKKAGQKREGPMIGSWDWVNISSINNLADVHALYVGGPPLQKEARETFVKGSMMDVRNNFQELMQYCAMDVQATHQVFTEQLPLFMERCPHPVTFAGMLEMGVSYLPVNQNWDRYLEDSQDIYEELQRELKKSLMTLADDACQLLQDDRYKEDPWLWDLEWDVQEFKQKKVAASKKKQLKKAAEAQVATPLPDWEEDPGPPSEEDMAGSCPSRLAVEKLKETVNRLPKRRQHLPGHPAWYRKLCEKMSEEDSWSPGASLISLQMRLTPKLMGLTWDGFPLHYTEKHGWGYLVPGRRDNLISQEESTGPVCPHRAIESVHREYCEQNSKEQPEYLDFNPSDDLMLTDSAVWAKVEELSSFESLTEQNGVRMMKNGQRTKSTQQQSQDPNHQNSQCHYHHGNGPYNDVDIPGCWFFKLPHKDGNHNNVGSPFSKDFLAKMEDGTLRAGRDGTNATRALEINKMMSFWRNAHKRISSQMVLWLRKGELPRIVSRHKEFNEEGQYGAILPQVITAGTVTRRAVEPTWLTASNARRDRVGSELKAMVQVPPGYHLVGADVDSQELWIAAVLGEAHFAGMHGSTAFGWMTLQGKKSQGTDLHSRTADTVGISREHAKVFNYGRIYGAGQPFAERLLMQFNHRLSQTEAASKARQMYALTKGIRRYNLSEEGEWLVDELGIEVEREENGSISLQELRRISKLASKCYRQKRWDILGKRLWAGGTESDMFNKLESIAHSAEPATPVLGCRISRALEPKAVKDEFITSRVNWVVQSSAVDYLHLILVAMKWLFEEHQIDGRFCISIHDEVRYLVRSEDRYRAALALQITNLLTRSAFAHALGMQDLPQSVAFFSAVDIDQCLRKEVTMDCVTPSNPTGLERRYGLLPGEALDIYEIINVTKGSLNK
- the polg gene encoding DNA polymerase subunit gamma-1 isoform X2; translation: MLHVLRCPLQRSLISLQWICLRSPFSTKPHSVQGEDSTETRLNPLNIQMLSKNLHKQIFRGLQPEYREEDVERSIGHLQKHQLWGKETSLLPDVELKLPQMYGKNIDEHFRVLAENQSLPYLDAATKLHQAELPPMPQKWSWEVGWTRYKPNGESQKVDFPDESALVFDVEVCVTEGQCPTLAVAVSPTNWYSWCSKRLIEERYSWSNQLTLADLIPLETPVNSAYPPKGKWKNRLIVGHNVSFDRSFIKEQYLLKGSKVRFMDTMSLHMSISGLTGFQRTLWMASKLGKRRGLQEVKEHIKKAGQKREGPMIGSWDWVNISSINNLADVHALYVGGPPLQKEARETFVKGSMMDVRNNFQELMQYCAMDVQATHQVFTEQLPLFMERCPHPVTFAGMLEMGVSYLPVNQNWDRYLEDSQDIYEELQRELKKSLMTLADDACQLLQDDRYKEDPWLWDLEWDVQEFKQKKVAASKKKQLKKAAEAQVATPLPDWEEDPGPPSEEDMAGSCPSRLAVEKLKETVNRLPKRRQHLPGHPAWYRKLCEKMSEEDSWSPGASLISLQMRLTPKLMGLTWDGFPLHYTEKHGWGYLVPGRRDNLISQEESTGPVCPHRAIESVHREYCEQNSKEQPEYLDFNPSDDLMLTDSAVWAKVEELSSFESLTEQNGVRMMKNGQRTKSTQSQDPNHQNSQCHYHHGNGPYNDVDIPGCWFFKLPHKDGNHNNVGSPFSKDFLAKMEDGTLRAGRDGTNATRALEINKMMSFWRNAHKRISSQMVLWLRKGELPRIVSRHKEFNEEGQYGAILPQVITAGTVTRRAVEPTWLTASNARRDRVGSELKAMVQVPPGYHLVGADVDSQELWIAAVLGEAHFAGMHGSTAFGWMTLQGKKSQGTDLHSRTADTVGISREHAKVFNYGRIYGAGQPFAERLLMQFNHRLSQTEAASKARQMYALTKGIRRYNLSEEGEWLVDELGIEVEREENGSISLQELRRISKLASKCYRQKRWDILGKRLWAGGTESDMFNKLESIAHSAEPATPVLGCRISRALEPKAVKDEFITSRVNWVVQSSAVDYLHLILVAMKWLFEEHQIDGRFCISIHDEVRYLVRSEDRYRAALALQITNLLTRSAFAHALGMQDLPQSVAFFSAVDIDQCLRKEVTMDCVTPSNPTGLERRYGLLPGEALDIYEIINVTKGSLNK